Proteins co-encoded in one uncultured Bacteroides sp. genomic window:
- a CDS encoding PD-(D/E)XK nuclease family protein → METFLSIVAKDLYKRHGADLSRVAVIFPNKRAGLFFNEHLADEANRPIWSPAYLSISELFQQLSAQRSENPLKLGDSIKLVCELYKIFREETKSEETLDEFYFWGELLISDFDDADKNLVDADRMFSNLQDLKNMMDGFDFLSEDQEAAIQQFFQNFSIEKRTALKEKFISLWDVLGSIYHRYKESLVNQNIAYEGMLYRSVIEQLDASQMKYDTYVFVGFNVLNKVETKFFQLLRDADKALFYWDYDTFYTEAKNHEAGEFIRRNLKEFPSALSGVKFDKMDKPKKVRFIASSTENAQARYLPEWIRTNVIGKESDSAVVLCNEALLLPVLHSIPDSVKHVNITMGFPLAQTPVHSFITALLELQTVGFRSETGRYSYAAVQSVLKHPYTRQLSSKADDLEKDLTKKNRFYPLPSELKQDEFLGLLFTPQLGNMNLCNYLTSVLKEVAKIYHAEKNSEDVFNQLYRESLFKSFTVITRFGSLIDSGDLTVQTETFRRLLNKVLTASNIPFHGEPAIGMQVMGVLETRNLDFENLVMMSLNEGQLPKGSGDSSFIPYNLRKAFGMTTIEHKNAVYAYYFYRLMQRAENITLMYNTSSDGLNRGEWSRFMLQFLIEWPHEISREYVEAGQSPQVPVEITIEKSQEVMKRLQNFYDIRSNKKAQFSPSALNTYMDCRLKFYYTYVAALRPKPEVSPEIDSAMFGTIFHRSAELIYGDFKAHGGVVNKDQIEQLLHNDVKLQGYVDRAFKEEFFQVPLDEKPEYNGVQLVNSKVIVSYLRQLLRNDKEYAPFTLVDMEKKVSEDIAIPTAKGDILSRIGGTIDRMDSKDGTLRIVDYKTGGTPKAAADIAALFTPAENRPSYIFQTFLYAAIMTRQQELKVAPSLLYIHQAASTDYKPYIEIGQRNKKTFVEDFTPYEEEFRESMTQLLGEIFNPEEPFSQTEFVSKCEYCDFKAMCKR, encoded by the coding sequence ATGGAAACATTCTTAAGTATCGTCGCAAAAGACTTATATAAAAGGCACGGAGCCGATCTGTCCCGCGTAGCTGTTATTTTCCCTAACAAGCGCGCAGGATTATTCTTCAATGAACATCTGGCGGATGAGGCTAATCGTCCTATCTGGTCACCGGCTTATCTAAGCATTAGCGAGTTGTTTCAGCAACTATCGGCACAACGGAGCGAAAATCCGCTGAAGCTTGGCGACTCCATCAAGTTGGTTTGCGAGCTTTACAAGATATTCCGGGAGGAGACTAAGAGTGAGGAGACGCTGGACGAGTTCTACTTCTGGGGAGAATTGCTGATAAGCGACTTTGACGATGCCGATAAGAATCTGGTGGATGCCGACCGCATGTTCAGCAATCTGCAGGACTTAAAGAATATGATGGATGGTTTCGATTTCCTTAGTGAGGATCAGGAAGCAGCTATCCAACAGTTTTTCCAGAACTTTTCCATTGAGAAACGCACTGCTCTGAAAGAGAAATTCATTTCCTTGTGGGATGTGCTTGGTAGCATCTACCATCGCTATAAAGAATCACTGGTCAATCAGAATATCGCCTACGAAGGAATGCTCTACCGCTCGGTTATCGAGCAGCTGGATGCCTCGCAGATGAAGTATGATACCTATGTATTTGTGGGATTCAACGTACTGAACAAGGTGGAAACTAAGTTTTTCCAGTTGCTCCGTGATGCAGACAAGGCGCTGTTCTACTGGGATTATGACACGTTCTATACCGAAGCTAAGAATCACGAGGCGGGCGAGTTTATCCGTCGTAACCTGAAAGAGTTTCCTTCTGCCCTTAGCGGGGTGAAGTTTGATAAGATGGATAAGCCAAAGAAGGTGAGGTTTATTGCTTCCTCCACCGAGAATGCACAGGCGCGTTACCTTCCCGAATGGATACGAACCAATGTTATCGGAAAGGAATCGGATAGCGCTGTGGTTCTTTGCAACGAAGCACTGCTGCTTCCGGTGTTGCATTCCATTCCCGACAGCGTGAAGCATGTCAATATTACTATGGGATTCCCCTTGGCTCAGACTCCCGTTCACAGTTTTATTACTGCTTTACTGGAGCTGCAGACCGTAGGCTTCCGTTCCGAAACGGGAAGATATTCTTATGCCGCTGTACAATCCGTACTGAAACACCCATATACTCGTCAGCTATCATCAAAAGCCGATGATCTGGAGAAGGATCTTACTAAGAAGAACCGCTTCTATCCGCTTCCATCGGAATTAAAGCAGGATGAGTTTCTGGGATTGCTTTTCACTCCTCAGTTAGGAAACATGAACCTTTGCAATTATCTGACCAGTGTATTGAAGGAGGTTGCAAAAATCTATCATGCGGAAAAGAACAGCGAAGATGTATTCAATCAGCTCTATCGCGAATCGCTCTTTAAGTCTTTTACAGTGATAACCCGTTTTGGCAGTCTGATTGACAGCGGCGACCTTACCGTTCAGACAGAGACCTTCAGGCGTTTGCTAAACAAGGTACTCACTGCCTCAAATATTCCTTTCCACGGCGAACCAGCCATCGGTATGCAGGTAATGGGTGTGCTTGAAACCCGTAACCTCGACTTTGAAAATCTGGTGATGATGTCGCTCAACGAAGGACAATTGCCCAAAGGCAGCGGCGATTCCTCGTTCATTCCGTACAACCTGCGCAAAGCATTCGGGATGACAACCATTGAACACAAAAATGCCGTGTATGCTTACTATTTCTATCGCCTTATGCAAAGGGCGGAAAACATTACGCTGATGTACAACACCTCGAGCGACGGACTGAACCGTGGCGAATGGTCGCGCTTCATGCTGCAATTCCTTATAGAGTGGCCGCATGAAATCAGTCGGGAATACGTGGAAGCCGGACAATCACCTCAGGTTCCGGTAGAAATCACGATCGAAAAAAGCCAGGAAGTTATGAAACGCCTGCAGAACTTTTACGATATCCGCAGCAATAAAAAGGCGCAGTTTTCTCCTTCGGCGCTGAACACTTACATGGATTGCCGGTTGAAGTTCTACTACACTTACGTAGCTGCCCTGAGACCAAAACCAGAAGTGAGCCCGGAAATCGACTCTGCCATGTTCGGAACCATCTTTCACCGATCGGCAGAGCTTATATATGGCGACTTCAAAGCTCATGGAGGAGTGGTAAACAAGGATCAGATTGAGCAATTGCTCCACAACGATGTGAAATTGCAGGGATATGTTGACAGAGCATTCAAGGAAGAGTTCTTCCAGGTTCCTCTTGATGAGAAGCCCGAATATAACGGAGTACAACTGGTCAACTCTAAGGTTATCGTGTCATACCTCCGTCAGTTATTACGCAACGACAAGGAATACGCCCCATTCACGCTGGTCGACATGGAGAAAAAGGTAAGCGAGGACATTGCCATCCCAACAGCCAAAGGAGATATCCTTTCAAGAATAGGCGGAACCATTGACCGTATGGACAGCAAAGACGGAACCCTGCGCATTGTAGACTACAAAACCGGGGGCACTCCCAAAGCAGCGGCAGACATAGCCGCACTTTTCACTCCGGCAGAGAATAGGCCAAGCTATATATTCCAGACATTCCTTTACGCAGCCATTATGACCCGTCAGCAGGAACTGAAAGTTGCCCCTTCCCTGCTCTACATTCACCAAGCTGCCTCCACCGATTACAAACCTTACATAGAAATAGGTCAGCGAAACAAAAAAACTTTTGTGGAAGATTTTACGCCTTACGAAGAAGAATTCCGTGAATCGATGACCCAATTACTTGGGGAGATTTTCAACCCAGAAGAACCATTCAGCCAAACCGAATTCGTAAGCAAATGTGAGTATTGCGACTTTAAAGCCATGTGCAAGAGATAA
- a CDS encoding UvrD-helicase domain-containing protein yields MSVSPELLVYKASAGSGKTFTLAVEYIKLLIQNPRAYQQILAVTFTNKATAEMKERILSQLYGIWTEDKDSAAYLEKVCTELKLPEADVRKAAGVALNYMIHDYSRFRVETIDSFFQSVMRNLARELELSPNLNIELNNPEVLSDAVDSMIEKLKPTSEVLAWLLDYIDERIKDDKRWNVSGEVKNFGRNIFDEGYIEKGNDLREKLKDPNYIKRYKKELQTIQEEAIEQMKGFADQFNGLLEEHGLTPIDLKGGARGIGSYFNKIHSGVMSNDVRNITVEKCLESEDNWATKTSPNKNTILQLAYEELIPLLESSEEFRVKNNIIVNSCRLSLQHVNKVRLLANIDDEVRILNKENNRFLLSDTNALLHRLVQDGDSSFVFEKIGANIHNVMIDEFQDTSRMQWDNFKLLLLEGLSQGSDSLIVGDVKQSIYRWRNGDWGILNGLRDTMENFPIRIEPLNTNYRSEANIIKFNNRLFTSACNYLCDVYWEELNEECYSLKEAYCDVNQESPKKEDKGYVKISFLEGDDKDTPPEEKKDYMQYTMESLAEEVNDLIAQGVKLNDITILVRKNKTIPQIASFFDENLPYRIVSDEAFRLDASLAICMIMDGLRYLSNQENSIAKAQLAAAYQNEVLKQGIELNTLLLSDIESYLPPEFVSRRNELPLMPLYELIEELFRIFQMEKIENQDAYLFSFYDAVVEYLQNNSSDPDSFIAHWEERLCGKTIPSGEIEGIRIMSIHKSKGLEFHTVLLPFCDWKLENETNNQLVWCSPTVEPFNELDLVPVNYSSAMAESIYKEDYQNERLQLWVDNLNLLYVAFTRAEKNLIVWSKKDQKKTVSELLNRALRSVAALESVVWDEEEPYEFGALCPSEVKEVKASTNKLTTSPSSVPVQIESHLHNVEFRQSNRSADFIKGEDVGDDNSKYINMGQLLHTLFSAIETKDDVQPAIERLLFEGVVPDKETEKNIRKTAEKALSHPMVQEWYSGAYQLFNECAIIYKENDSLEVRRPDRVMMNNSEVVVVDFKFGKKNKKYNEQVKGYISLLAKMGYKNIIGYLWYVYDEELEKVG; encoded by the coding sequence ATGAGTGTTTCACCGGAGCTACTAGTATACAAAGCATCCGCCGGATCAGGGAAAACGTTTACCCTGGCGGTGGAATATATTAAATTGCTGATTCAAAACCCACGGGCGTATCAGCAAATCCTTGCCGTAACGTTTACCAACAAGGCTACAGCCGAGATGAAGGAACGTATCCTGAGCCAGCTTTATGGGATATGGACCGAGGATAAAGACTCAGCTGCTTACCTGGAAAAGGTTTGCACAGAGCTGAAATTACCGGAAGCTGACGTGAGAAAAGCAGCAGGAGTGGCGCTGAACTACATGATTCATGATTACAGTCGGTTCAGGGTAGAGACAATCGACTCCTTCTTTCAGTCGGTTATGCGCAACTTAGCACGGGAACTTGAACTAAGCCCCAACCTGAACATTGAGCTTAATAACCCGGAAGTGCTGAGCGATGCGGTAGATTCTATGATTGAAAAGCTGAAGCCCACTTCGGAAGTGCTGGCATGGCTGCTGGATTACATTGATGAACGCATAAAGGACGATAAGCGCTGGAATGTTTCGGGCGAGGTAAAGAACTTCGGACGGAATATTTTTGATGAAGGATATATTGAAAAAGGAAACGATCTTCGGGAGAAACTCAAAGATCCGAACTACATAAAGAGATATAAAAAGGAACTTCAGACAATACAAGAGGAAGCCATTGAGCAAATGAAGGGTTTTGCCGATCAGTTTAACGGATTACTCGAGGAGCATGGACTTACCCCTATCGACTTAAAAGGCGGTGCGCGAGGAATAGGCAGCTATTTCAATAAGATTCATAGTGGTGTTATGAGCAATGATGTACGTAACATTACTGTAGAGAAGTGTTTGGAGAGCGAGGATAACTGGGCAACCAAAACTTCGCCGAACAAGAACACCATTTTACAACTGGCATACGAAGAACTTATTCCGCTATTGGAAAGCTCGGAAGAGTTTCGGGTAAAGAACAATATCATTGTAAACTCCTGCCGTTTGTCCTTGCAACATGTAAACAAAGTGCGACTGTTGGCCAACATTGACGATGAGGTGCGTATTCTGAACAAGGAGAACAACCGCTTCCTGCTTTCGGACACCAATGCATTGCTTCACCGATTGGTGCAGGACGGCGATTCATCGTTCGTTTTCGAGAAAATCGGGGCAAACATTCACAATGTGATGATTGATGAGTTTCAGGACACTTCACGGATGCAGTGGGATAACTTCAAGTTATTGCTTTTGGAAGGCTTGTCTCAAGGCTCGGACAGCCTCATCGTGGGCGATGTAAAGCAATCCATCTACCGTTGGCGCAACGGCGACTGGGGTATTCTGAATGGTTTGCGCGATACAATGGAAAACTTTCCTATACGCATAGAGCCTCTGAACACCAACTACCGAAGCGAAGCCAACATTATTAAGTTCAACAACCGCCTGTTTACCTCAGCCTGTAACTATCTGTGTGATGTTTATTGGGAGGAACTAAACGAAGAATGCTATAGTCTGAAGGAAGCTTATTGCGATGTGAACCAGGAATCGCCCAAGAAAGAGGACAAGGGATACGTAAAAATATCGTTCCTTGAAGGAGACGATAAAGACACTCCGCCCGAAGAGAAAAAAGATTACATGCAATATACCATGGAATCCTTGGCAGAAGAGGTAAACGACCTTATAGCTCAGGGAGTGAAACTAAATGATATTACCATTCTGGTGCGCAAGAACAAGACTATCCCGCAGATAGCCAGCTTCTTTGACGAGAATCTTCCCTATCGCATTGTGTCCGATGAGGCTTTCCGACTGGATGCTTCGCTGGCCATCTGCATGATAATGGATGGCTTGCGCTATCTCTCCAATCAGGAGAACAGCATTGCCAAGGCACAACTGGCAGCGGCTTATCAGAATGAAGTATTGAAACAAGGTATAGAGCTTAACACTTTGCTGCTTAGCGATATAGAAAGTTACCTTCCCCCAGAATTTGTCTCCAGAAGAAACGAGTTGCCTTTGATGCCTCTTTACGAACTGATAGAGGAACTATTCCGCATTTTCCAGATGGAGAAGATAGAGAATCAGGATGCTTACCTGTTCTCGTTCTATGATGCGGTGGTGGAATACCTGCAAAACAATTCATCTGACCCGGACTCTTTTATTGCTCACTGGGAAGAACGCCTTTGCGGCAAAACTATTCCATCGGGAGAAATTGAGGGCATACGAATCATGTCTATCCATAAGTCCAAAGGACTGGAGTTTCACACCGTGCTACTTCCTTTCTGCGACTGGAAACTGGAGAACGAAACTAACAATCAGCTGGTGTGGTGCTCTCCCACCGTTGAGCCATTCAATGAGCTAGATCTTGTTCCGGTGAATTACTCGTCGGCTATGGCGGAATCCATCTATAAAGAGGATTATCAGAATGAGCGTCTTCAGCTTTGGGTAGATAATCTGAACCTACTTTACGTAGCTTTTACCCGTGCGGAAAAGAATCTGATTGTATGGAGCAAAAAAGATCAGAAAAAGACAGTATCCGAATTGCTCAATAGAGCGTTGCGATCGGTTGCGGCCCTGGAATCTGTGGTATGGGATGAGGAAGAGCCTTACGAATTCGGCGCCCTTTGTCCGTCGGAAGTCAAGGAGGTAAAAGCAAGCACCAACAAGCTTACGACTTCTCCCAGCAGTGTTCCGGTACAGATTGAGTCGCACTTGCACAATGTAGAGTTTCGCCAGTCAAACCGCTCCGCCGATTTCATCAAAGGTGAAGACGTGGGCGATGATAACTCCAAATACATTAACATGGGGCAACTGCTCCACACACTGTTCTCGGCCATTGAAACCAAGGATGATGTGCAGCCGGCCATTGAGCGTTTGCTCTTTGAAGGTGTGGTACCTGATAAAGAAACCGAAAAGAACATTCGCAAAACGGCAGAGAAAGCTCTCTCCCACCCAATGGTTCAGGAATGGTACTCGGGCGCTTACCAGCTCTTCAACGAATGTGCCATCATCTATAAGGAGAACGATTCGCTTGAAGTGCGTCGTCCCGACCGTGTAATGATGAATAACAGCGAGGTTGTGGTAGTAGATTTCAAGTTTGGTAAGAAGAACAAGAAATACAACGAGCAGGTTAAGGGGTATATATCGTTACTAGCCAAGATGGGTTATAAGAACATCATCGGATACCTATGGTATGTGTATGATGAGGAACTGGAAAAAGTTGGGTAA